From the Solanum stenotomum isolate F172 chromosome 4, ASM1918654v1, whole genome shotgun sequence genome, one window contains:
- the LOC125863126 gene encoding electron transfer flavoprotein-ubiquinone oxidoreductase, mitochondrial, giving the protein MYKFISSSSKSKLIPLLSNSILYKSAYSSNLVSNSRNEISKFFHKPKNGNGRWVLWGQSGFRSYSSESDRETMNYDVVIVGAGPAGLSAAIKLKQLCQQKEVDLSVCVVEKGAEVGAHILSGNVFEPRALDELVPHWKEEEAPIEVPVTSDNFWLLMENRAFSLPSPFDNKGNYVISLSQLVRWLGQKAEELGVEIYPGFAASEILCNEHNEVTGIATNDMGVAKDGSRKENYQRGVALKGRVTLLAEGCRGSLSEKLIKKYNLREKGQGQHQTYALGIKEVWEIDADKHQPGYVLHTLGWPLDQKTYGGSFLYHMKDRQVAVGIVVALDYENPFLNPYEEYQRFKRHPAIRPLLEGGTVLQYGARSLNEGGFQSIPYPVFPGGAIIGCSAGFLNVPKIKGTHTAMKSGMLAAESAFSMLQEGLKMENYWDNLRSSWIWEELYTARNYRPAFEYGLYPGLALSAVEHYILKGRSPVTLNHGKPDHEATREAQLFSPIEYPKPDGVVSFDVPTSLYRSNTNHDHDQPSHLHLKDPTVPENVNLPKYAGPEARYCPARVYEYIPDETGDLKLQINAQNCLHCKACSIKDPKQNIEWTVPEGGGGPGYTIM; this is encoded by the exons ATGTATAAGTTCATCAGTTCTTCCTCAAAATCCAAATTAATACCCCTTTTATCTAATTCAATTCTGTATAAATCAGCATATTCATCCAATTTGGTCTCAAATTCAAGAAAtgaaatttctaaattttttcaTAAGCCAAAAAATGGAAATGGAAGATGGGTTTTATGGGGTCAAAGTGGATTTAGGAGTTATAGTAGTGAATCAGATAGAGAAACTATGAATTATGATGTGGTGATTGTTGGAGCTGGACCAGCTGGGCTATCAGCTGCTATTAAGCTCAAACAATTGTGCCAACAAAAGGAAGTTGATTTATCAGTTTGTGTTGTTGAGAAAGGAGCTGAAGTGG GTGCTCATATCTTGTCAGGAAATGTATTTGAGCCACGGGCACTCGATGAACTCGTTCCCCATTGGAAAGAGGAAGAG GCTCCCATTGAAGTCCCTGTTACTTCTGATAACTTTTGGCTGCTTATGGAAAATCGTGCCTTTTCACTTCCAAGCCCATTTGACAATAAGGGAAACTATGTCATAAG TTTGAGTCAGTTGGTACGTTGGTTGGGGCAGAAAGCTGAAGAGCTAGGAGTTGAAATATACCCAGGTTTTGCTGCTAGTGAG ATTTTATGCAACGAACACAACGAGGTTACTGGTATTGCTACTAATGATATGGGAGTGGCTAAAGATGGTTCCAGAAAAGAGAACTACCAGCGTGGTGTTGCACTGAAGG GGCGTGTTACTCTCCTTGCAGAAGGATGTAGAGGATCTTTATCAGAG AAATTAATCAAGAAGTACAACTTGAGAGAGAAAGGGCAGGGGCAACATCAAACCTATGCTTTAGGAATTAAAGAG GTCTGGGAGATTGATGCAGACAAACATCAGCCTGGTTATGTGCTTCACACACTTGGTTGGCCTCTGGACCAGAAGACCTATGGAGGTTCCTTCTTGTATCATATGAAGGACAGACAAGTCGCTGTCGGCATTGTGGTTGCTCTAGATTATGAGAACCCTTTCTTGAATCCATACGAGGAATATCAG AGGTTTAAACGTCATCCTGCTATTAGGCCACTTCTTGAGGGTGGAACTGTTCTCCAATATGGTGCTCGGTCTTTAAATGAAGGAGGTTTTCAG TCTATTCCATATCCAGTTTTCCCTGGTGGAGCAATTATAGGATGCTCAGCTGGCTTCTTAAATGTGCCGAAGATTAAGGGCACTCATACAGCTATGAAATCAG GAATGCTAGCGGCAGAATCTGCATTCAGCATGCTCCAAGAAGGCTTGAAGATGGAAAATTATTGGGACAATTTACGAAGTTCATGGATATGGGAAGAACTATATACTGCAAGGAACTATCGCCCT GCATTTGAATATGGGCTGTATCCTGGTTTGGCTTTAAGTGCTGTAGAGCA TTACATACTCAAGGGAAGATCTCCAGTCACTCTTAATCATGGGAAACCTGATCATGAAGCAACAAGG GAAGCACAATTGTTCTCACCGATTGAGTACCCAAAGCCAGATGGTGTTGTATCTTTTGATGTACCGACCTCTCTGTACAG GAGCAACACAAATCATGATCATGACCAACCATCTCATCTTCATCTGAAAGATCCTACTGTTCCAGAAAATGTCAACTTGCCCAAGTATGCTGGACCTGAGGCACGATATTGTCCTGCACGAGTTTATGA GTACATACCGGATGAGACCGGTGACTTAAAGTTGCAGATCAATGCTCAGAACTGCTTGCACTGCAAG GCCTGCAGTATTAAAGATCCGAAACAGAATATCGAATGGACAGTCCCAGAAGGTGGAGGCGGCCCTGGTTACACAATCATGTAG